One Rhizobium acidisoli DNA window includes the following coding sequences:
- a CDS encoding choline sulfate utilization transcriptional regulator: MPDHSLELGWMRIFVEVARLGSFSSAAALLGLTQPAVSYQIRRLEEQFGVSLLRRQHRGVTLTAEGERLLDVTAKAVGDIDALARSFRAEAQRPVVRLRTDYAFSSLWLIPRMDGFRLLHPETDIQIIATQRFSAGFRDEADVAVVFGTRAEFGAIGTLLLREKVVPICTQGFLDRNGPFEDARQLAKAVLIHLDTPMPSPWFDWRSYLTEFSVLRDINAGCGDISFNTYSLVIQAALSGQGVAIGWMGLVDTLLQAGMLVEAGPPLEAQDRGYWLVPPRSPSAHSEKLSTWLMNEAGKVG, translated from the coding sequence ATGCCAGACCACTCGCTTGAGCTTGGATGGATGCGCATTTTCGTCGAGGTCGCAAGACTCGGGAGCTTTTCGTCAGCCGCAGCGCTTCTCGGACTTACCCAGCCTGCCGTCAGCTACCAGATCCGCCGGCTGGAGGAGCAGTTCGGCGTCAGCCTGCTGCGTCGCCAGCATCGCGGCGTGACGCTGACTGCCGAAGGCGAGCGGCTTCTCGACGTCACCGCCAAAGCGGTCGGCGACATCGATGCGCTCGCCCGCAGCTTCCGTGCCGAAGCCCAGAGACCGGTCGTTCGGCTCAGAACCGACTATGCTTTTTCATCGCTTTGGCTGATCCCGCGCATGGACGGCTTTCGGCTTCTTCATCCGGAAACGGACATCCAGATCATCGCGACGCAGCGATTTTCTGCCGGCTTTCGCGACGAAGCGGATGTCGCGGTCGTTTTCGGCACGCGGGCGGAATTCGGCGCCATCGGTACGCTTCTGCTGCGCGAAAAGGTCGTGCCCATCTGCACGCAGGGATTTCTCGATCGTAACGGTCCGTTCGAGGATGCGCGGCAGCTTGCCAAGGCGGTGCTGATCCATCTCGACACGCCGATGCCATCGCCCTGGTTCGATTGGCGCAGTTATCTGACCGAATTCTCCGTCCTGCGCGACATCAATGCCGGCTGCGGCGATATCAGCTTCAATACCTACTCGCTGGTCATTCAGGCTGCGTTGAGCGGGCAGGGCGTGGCGATCGGCTGGATGGGGCTCGTCGATACGCTGCTCCAAGCGGGCATGCTTGTTGAAGCCGGCCCGCCGCTCGAGGCGCAGGACCGCGGTTACTGGCTGGTGCCGCCGCGATCTCCAAGCGCGCACAGCGAGAAGCTCAGCACCTGGCTGATGAACGAGGCGGGGAAGGTCGGCTAG
- the betC gene encoding choline-sulfatase, whose amino-acid sequence MARPNILILMVDQLNGTLFPDGPADFLHAPHLKSLAERSVRFANTYTASPLCAPARASFMSGQLPSRTRVYDNAAEFASDIPTYAHHLRAAGYQTALSGKMHFVGPDQLHGFEERLTTDIYPADFGWTPDYSKPGERIDWWYHNLGSVTGAGVAEITNQMEYDDEVAYNATRKLFDLSRAHDGRPWCLTVSFTHPHDPYVARRKFWDLYEDCPALDPAVAPIAFEQQDPHSQRLMKACDHEAFDISPEEIRRARRGYFANISYVDEKIGDILGVLERTRMADNTIILFVSDHGDMLGDRGLWFKMNFFEGSARVPLMIAAPGWTPGRIDHPVSTLDVTPTLAGLAGIDITALKPWTEGWDLAGLAKGTGSRSPVPMEYAAEGSEAPLVCLRDGRYKLSLCDKDPPMLFDLEADPQELDNLAGNPAHADTLARLVDQAGRRWNLADFDAAVRESQARRWVVYAALRNGAYYPWDYQPLQKASERYMRNHMDLNVLEENQRFPRQE is encoded by the coding sequence ATGGCGCGCCCGAATATTCTCATCCTGATGGTGGATCAACTGAACGGGACCCTGTTTCCTGATGGGCCCGCCGATTTCCTGCATGCGCCGCATCTGAAATCATTGGCCGAGCGTTCCGTGCGCTTCGCCAACACCTATACGGCGAGCCCACTCTGCGCACCGGCGCGGGCGTCCTTCATGTCCGGGCAATTGCCGAGCCGGACGCGCGTCTACGACAATGCCGCCGAATTCGCCTCCGACATTCCGACCTATGCGCATCATTTGCGCGCCGCCGGATATCAGACGGCGCTGTCGGGCAAGATGCATTTCGTCGGTCCCGACCAGCTTCATGGCTTTGAGGAGCGGCTGACGACGGATATCTACCCGGCCGATTTCGGCTGGACGCCCGATTATAGCAAGCCCGGCGAGCGCATAGACTGGTGGTATCACAATTTGGGTTCAGTGACCGGCGCCGGCGTTGCCGAGATCACCAACCAGATGGAATATGACGATGAGGTCGCCTACAACGCCACCCGCAAGCTGTTCGATCTCTCACGCGCCCACGACGGGCGCCCCTGGTGCCTGACCGTCAGCTTCACCCATCCGCACGACCCCTATGTCGCCCGCCGCAAATTCTGGGACCTCTATGAAGACTGCCCGGCGCTTGACCCGGCGGTGGCGCCGATCGCCTTCGAGCAACAGGATCCGCATTCGCAGCGGCTGATGAAAGCCTGCGACCACGAGGCTTTCGACATAAGCCCGGAGGAAATCCGGCGGGCAAGGCGAGGCTACTTCGCCAATATCTCCTATGTCGACGAGAAGATCGGCGACATTCTCGGCGTGCTGGAACGGACCCGCATGGCCGACAACACGATCATCCTCTTCGTTTCCGACCATGGCGACATGCTCGGCGACCGCGGCCTCTGGTTCAAGATGAACTTCTTCGAAGGATCGGCGCGCGTCCCGCTGATGATTGCCGCACCCGGCTGGACGCCTGGGCGCATCGATCATCCCGTCTCTACCCTTGACGTGACTCCGACGCTCGCCGGTCTTGCCGGGATCGACATCACCGCGTTAAAACCCTGGACCGAGGGCTGGGATCTCGCAGGCCTCGCCAAAGGCACCGGCAGCCGCAGTCCCGTGCCGATGGAATATGCTGCCGAAGGTTCCGAAGCGCCGCTCGTTTGCCTCAGGGATGGGCGCTACAAGCTTTCGCTCTGCGACAAGGACCCGCCGATGCTGTTCGACCTCGAAGCCGATCCGCAGGAACTCGACAATCTGGCAGGAAATCCGGCGCATGCCGACACTCTGGCGAGACTTGTCGACCAAGCCGGTCGGCGCTGGAACCTTGCCGATTTCGATGCAGCCGTGCGCGAAAGCCAGGCGCGCCGCTGGGTGGTCTACGCGGCGCTGCGCAACGGCGCTTATTATCCCTGGGACTACCAGCCGCTGCAGAAGGCCTCGGAGCGCTATATGCGCAACCACATGGACCTGAACGTGCTCGAGGAAAACCAGAGGTTCCCGCGCCAGGAATGA
- a CDS encoding sugar phosphate isomerase/epimerase family protein, translating into MQILQNGRFAVSTWSLHRLLGAVYGYSPDPEKSAAPKEPYGPGAAALIDMPAALAARGVNRLEICSFHLPSLEAGYISELRDAMRASNVLFQTLLVEDGDPSHAGTGERDVRWMAPWIDIAASLGAERMRVIAGKQKPTEENLSRAAGHLNWLAEEAEGSGVRVVVENWFDLLPSPLEMNWLLDRPEGKVGLNGDLGNWAAPAKYEGLADIMRRAEICHAKADYGVAGLDADDYRKCLEMCERAGYAGPFTLIYDSPFFPDEWDGILLQKQFIEDFLREAPARRTA; encoded by the coding sequence GTGCAGATCTTGCAAAACGGACGCTTCGCGGTTTCGACATGGTCGCTGCATCGGCTGCTCGGCGCCGTTTATGGCTATAGCCCAGATCCTGAAAAAAGCGCAGCACCCAAGGAACCCTATGGCCCGGGCGCGGCAGCGCTGATCGACATGCCGGCGGCGCTGGCGGCGCGCGGCGTCAACCGGCTGGAGATCTGCTCCTTTCATCTGCCGAGCCTCGAAGCCGGATATATAAGCGAGTTGCGCGATGCGATGAGAGCATCGAATGTGCTGTTCCAGACGCTGCTGGTCGAGGACGGCGATCCGAGCCATGCCGGGACTGGAGAACGCGATGTCAGATGGATGGCGCCGTGGATCGATATCGCTGCTTCCCTTGGGGCGGAGAGGATGCGCGTCATCGCCGGCAAGCAGAAGCCGACCGAGGAAAACCTGAGCCGTGCCGCCGGTCATCTGAACTGGCTGGCTGAAGAGGCCGAAGGCAGCGGCGTGCGCGTCGTCGTCGAGAACTGGTTCGACCTGCTGCCGTCGCCTCTGGAGATGAACTGGCTGCTGGACCGGCCGGAAGGCAAGGTCGGCCTCAACGGCGACCTCGGCAATTGGGCCGCACCGGCGAAATACGAGGGTCTCGCCGACATCATGCGCCGGGCGGAAATCTGCCATGCCAAGGCCGATTACGGCGTTGCCGGCCTCGATGCCGACGATTACCGCAAATGTCTGGAGATGTGCGAGCGGGCCGGTTATGCCGGTCCCTTCACGCTGATCTACGACTCCCCCTTCTTCCCCGACGAATGGGACGGCATCCTGCTGCAAAAGCAGTTCATCGAGGATTTCCTGCGCGAGGCGCCGGCGCGCAGGACGGCTTGA
- a CDS encoding amidase has translation MSKSFGAMSVAQLSVLIQGGAADPVDVAEAVFGTIADYADKAVFTTLTESRALEEARASSKRLRGGRSLGLLDGIPIAWKDLFDIEGLATTAGSVVLAADAPAKRDAAVVGFLRQAGMVAIGRTNMSEFAFSGLGINPHYGTPVNPRGTDLPRIPGGSSSGAGVAVAAGLVPVAMGTDTGGSVRIPAAFNGIVGYKATRGRHAMDGVYPLAKSLDSLGPLCRSVRDAVWIDAAMRGRIAPDVVERPLQGLELLVPENIVFDGAEPGVIAAFEAGLERLQRAGAHVARAVIPAFDEIFDLMTRYGPLVTAEAFALHQERLAGPDADRMDRRVVMRTRLGSRTSLADYLAILAARDRLIADVERLVGDRLIAFPTVAHVAPPIGPLEQDDELFFATNNKTLRNTALGNFLDWCGVSIPCGTAASGMPVGLLLSATARRDEALLGVALAAEPLIRGDFA, from the coding sequence ATGAGCAAATCCTTCGGCGCGATGTCGGTCGCCCAGCTTTCCGTCCTTATTCAAGGTGGCGCGGCCGATCCGGTCGATGTGGCCGAGGCGGTCTTCGGCACCATCGCTGATTACGCCGACAAGGCGGTTTTCACCACGCTGACCGAAAGCCGCGCGTTGGAGGAGGCGCGCGCCTCTTCCAAACGTTTGCGGGGAGGCCGGTCACTCGGATTGCTGGACGGTATTCCGATCGCCTGGAAGGATCTTTTCGATATCGAAGGCCTGGCGACGACGGCGGGATCCGTCGTGCTGGCCGCCGACGCGCCGGCCAAGCGCGATGCGGCCGTCGTCGGTTTCCTCAGGCAGGCGGGCATGGTCGCTATCGGCCGTACCAATATGAGCGAATTCGCCTTTTCCGGCCTCGGCATCAATCCGCATTACGGCACCCCGGTCAATCCGCGCGGCACCGATCTCCCGCGCATTCCGGGCGGCTCGTCCTCCGGCGCCGGCGTCGCGGTCGCAGCCGGCTTGGTGCCGGTGGCGATGGGCACGGATACCGGCGGCTCGGTGCGTATTCCCGCCGCCTTCAACGGCATCGTCGGCTACAAGGCGACCCGCGGCCGTCATGCGATGGACGGTGTCTATCCGCTGGCCAAGAGCCTGGACTCGCTGGGGCCGCTCTGCCGCAGCGTCAGGGATGCGGTGTGGATCGATGCGGCGATGCGCGGCCGGATCGCGCCTGACGTCGTCGAGCGTCCGCTGCAGGGGCTGGAATTGCTCGTGCCTGAAAATATCGTCTTCGACGGAGCAGAACCGGGCGTCATCGCCGCCTTCGAGGCCGGTTTGGAACGTCTTCAAAGGGCCGGCGCCCATGTTGCGCGTGCCGTCATTCCCGCCTTCGACGAGATTTTCGATCTGATGACGAGATATGGCCCGCTGGTCACCGCGGAAGCTTTCGCATTGCATCAGGAACGGCTCGCGGGACCGGATGCGGACAGAATGGACCGCCGCGTCGTCATGCGCACCCGCTTGGGAAGCAGGACGAGCCTGGCCGATTACCTGGCGATCCTTGCGGCGCGCGACCGCCTCATCGCCGATGTCGAGCGTCTTGTCGGCGACCGGCTCATCGCTTTTCCGACGGTCGCTCATGTCGCTCCGCCGATCGGGCCGCTGGAGCAGGACGATGAACTCTTCTTCGCCACCAACAACAAGACGCTGCGCAATACCGCGCTCGGCAATTTCCTCGACTGGTGCGGTGTCTCCATTCCCTGCGGCACGGCTGCCTCCGGCATGCCGGTCGGTCTGCTGCTTTCGGCGACAGCCCGTCGCGACGAGGCGCTGCTCGGGGTCGCACTCGCCGCCGAGCCGCTCATTCGCGGCGATTTCGCCTGA
- a CDS encoding DUF1810 domain-containing protein, whose translation MAGDIDYNLDRFVDAQNGVYEKALSELKAGRKTSHWMWFIFPQISGLGTSPMAEKYAIRSAEEAAAYLADPILSSRLLRCIEAILSVKDRSAHAILGSPDDLKLRSSMTLFAAISDHGSPFHSVIERFYQGKFDDRTMEILRT comes from the coding sequence ATGGCCGGTGATATCGATTACAATCTCGACCGCTTCGTTGACGCCCAGAACGGCGTTTACGAAAAAGCGCTCTCGGAGCTGAAAGCCGGGCGCAAGACCTCCCACTGGATGTGGTTCATCTTCCCGCAGATATCAGGTCTCGGCACTTCGCCGATGGCGGAAAAATATGCGATCCGCTCGGCCGAGGAAGCCGCCGCCTATCTCGCCGATCCCATTCTCTCCAGCCGGCTGCTGCGCTGCATCGAGGCGATCCTGTCGGTCAAGGACCGGTCCGCGCATGCGATCCTGGGCTCGCCCGATGATCTGAAGCTGCGTTCGTCGATGACCTTGTTTGCCGCAATCAGCGACCATGGCTCGCCCTTTCACAGCGTGATCGAGCGTTTCTATCAAGGGAAATTCGACGACCGGACGATGGAAATCCTCAGGACTTAG
- a CDS encoding TetR/AcrR family transcriptional regulator: protein MSRTTSAKKSETSNEISVAVPEDRIPPRERIVSTASELFRERGIRGIGVDAIADAALTNKMTLYRHFGSKDELVCETLRRASERAGAIWRELEAAYPGNPRAQLYAWVEMRAQCLNGEPAGCDLANAAIELKGEGHPAHEMIERHKAEQRDRLAALCSAADAREPELLADTLTLLLEGARVSRQAMGAASCCGHFAKACNAAIASFA, encoded by the coding sequence ATGTCAAGGACTACGTCCGCAAAAAAATCAGAAACTTCGAATGAAATCTCCGTAGCCGTTCCAGAAGATCGCATCCCGCCGCGGGAACGTATCGTCTCGACCGCGTCGGAGCTTTTCCGCGAGCGCGGCATCCGCGGCATCGGCGTCGATGCCATCGCCGACGCGGCGCTGACCAACAAGATGACGCTCTACCGGCATTTCGGCTCGAAGGACGAGCTCGTCTGCGAGACGCTGCGCCGCGCCTCGGAAAGGGCGGGTGCGATCTGGCGCGAGCTGGAGGCGGCCTATCCCGGCAATCCGCGCGCCCAGCTCTACGCCTGGGTGGAGATGCGGGCGCAATGTCTGAACGGCGAGCCCGCCGGCTGCGATCTCGCCAATGCCGCCATCGAGCTGAAGGGCGAGGGCCATCCCGCCCACGAGATGATCGAGCGCCACAAGGCCGAACAGCGTGATCGCCTGGCGGCGCTCTGTTCGGCGGCCGATGCGCGCGAGCCTGAGCTTCTTGCCGATACGCTGACGCTACTGCTCGAAGGTGCGCGCGTCAGCCGCCAGGCGATGGGCGCTGCCAGCTGCTGCGGTCATTTCGCCAAGGCCTGCAATGCGGCGATCGCCTCTTTCGCCTGA
- a CDS encoding winged helix DNA-binding protein — translation MADGRERQAEIGPIVSSAHLADGALPALSELEFGLILAGNAFDRWMVRCMTAAGEPGCAPIDVLVLHSVAHRQRPKRLGDLCSVLGVEDTHLVIYAIKKLEKRGLVKSTRAGKEKLIAATEKGVEICLKYRAVREALLVESVKGLGLDAAAASAVAATLRALSGHYDQAARAAASF, via the coding sequence ATGGCGGATGGGCGTGAAAGACAAGCGGAAATCGGGCCGATCGTCTCCTCCGCACATCTGGCCGATGGCGCGCTTCCGGCTCTTTCGGAGCTGGAGTTCGGCCTTATCCTCGCCGGCAATGCCTTCGACCGCTGGATGGTACGCTGCATGACGGCGGCTGGCGAGCCTGGATGTGCCCCGATCGACGTGCTGGTGCTGCATTCGGTGGCGCACCGGCAGCGGCCGAAGCGGCTCGGCGATCTCTGCAGCGTGCTCGGCGTCGAGGATACGCATCTGGTGATTTATGCGATCAAGAAGCTGGAAAAGCGCGGCCTCGTGAAAAGCACGCGGGCGGGCAAGGAGAAGCTGATCGCCGCCACCGAAAAGGGCGTTGAAATTTGCCTGAAATATCGGGCGGTGCGCGAAGCGCTGCTGGTGGAATCGGTCAAGGGGCTGGGGCTCGACGCCGCGGCGGCATCGGCAGTGGCGGCGACGCTCAGGGCGCTTTCCGGCCACTATGATCAAGCGGCAAGGGCCGCCGCCTCTTTCTGA
- a CDS encoding hydantoinase B/oxoprolinase family protein has translation MGGQWDFWIDRGGTFTDIVARRPDGALIAHKLLSENPEAYRDPAVHGIRELLGLKAGDPVPSERIGAVKMGTTVATNALLERKGDPTLLVTTKGFRDALEIGYQARADIFAKKIVKPELLYAGVIEADERVLADGTVERPLDEDRLRQALEAAYAEGLRAVAIVFMHAYRYPEHEQRAAAIARAIGFTQISPSHVVSPLIKLVGRGDTAVVDAYLSPVLRRYVDQVATELGAVEGQGPKLMFMQSSGGLTDAHLFQGKDAILSGPAGGVVGAVEVSRIAGFGQMIGFDMGGTSTDVSHYDGDLERAFETEVAGVRMRAPMMKIHTVAAGGGSILSYDGSRFRVGPESAGATPGPKSYRRGGPLTVTDANIMTGKLLPEFFPAIFGLGQDQPLDAEAVHAAFAELAKTIGGGRTADDAADGFLAIAVENMANAIKKISVQRGYDVSGYALTCFGGAGGQHACLVADSLGMKRVLIHPFSGILSAYGMGLADIRATRQRAVLTELATALVTIGEIRAGLEAEVREELTLQGVEAAGMEVVTRLHLQYKGTDTALPVAFGPEEEMVQAFAVAHKKQFGFTFEDRPVVVDSVEVEGIGGGADIEETYREAKAFEPEALRITRFYSGGTWQEAGIFKRETLKPGAILKGPALIIEAHQTIVVEAGWQARLTGHDHIVLTREIPLARHAAIGTSADPVMLEVFNNLFMAIAEQMGVTLQNTAHSVNIKERLDFSCAVFDRTGALVANAPHMPVHLGSMDRSVETIIRLNEGRIRPGDVFALNAPYNGGTHLPDITVVTPVFDDAGEVILFYVASRGHHADIGGKAPGSMTPRATKVDEEGVLIDNFLLVDKGRFREADFAAMLQDHPYPARNPAQNLADVKAQIAANEKGVQELRKMVSHFGLDVVEAYMGHVQDNAEESVRRVIARLSDSEFTYPTDQGAVIKVKITVDRQAREATVDFTGTSAQQPTNFNAPEPVTRAAVLYVFRVMVEQPIPMNAGCLRPIRIIVPDGSMLRPAYPAAVVAGNVETSQHVTNALFGALGTLAAAQGSMNNLTFGNAAYQYYETICAGGPAGLLNDGTGFSGAHGVHAHMTNSRLTDPEVLEFRFPVVLEDFHIRRGSGGKGQYRSGGGTERTIRFLEMMDCSILSSHRTIRPFGLFGGEDGQLGKTEIRRADGTVERLEGCDQAMLAAGDAVIVTTPTGGGYGKPD, from the coding sequence ATGGGCGGACAGTGGGATTTCTGGATCGATCGCGGCGGCACCTTCACCGATATCGTCGCACGGCGCCCCGACGGTGCGCTGATCGCCCACAAGCTGCTTTCGGAAAATCCGGAAGCCTATCGCGACCCGGCCGTGCACGGCATTCGCGAACTGCTCGGGCTCAAGGCCGGTGATCCGGTCCCTTCAGAGCGCATCGGCGCGGTCAAGATGGGAACGACGGTCGCCACCAATGCCCTTCTGGAACGCAAAGGCGATCCGACCCTCCTGGTGACGACAAAAGGTTTCCGCGATGCGCTGGAGATCGGTTACCAGGCCCGCGCCGATATCTTCGCCAAGAAGATCGTCAAGCCGGAACTGCTCTATGCCGGCGTCATCGAGGCCGACGAGCGCGTGCTGGCCGATGGCACGGTGGAACGCCCGCTTGACGAGGACAGGCTGCGACAGGCGCTCGAAGCCGCCTATGCCGAGGGCCTGCGCGCCGTCGCCATCGTCTTCATGCACGCCTACCGCTATCCCGAGCATGAGCAGCGGGCCGCCGCCATTGCGCGCGCGATCGGCTTCACGCAGATCTCGCCCTCGCACGTCGTTTCCCCGCTGATCAAGCTCGTCGGCCGCGGCGACACCGCCGTCGTCGACGCCTACCTGTCTCCGGTTCTCCGGCGCTATGTCGATCAGGTCGCCACCGAACTCGGCGCAGTCGAGGGACAAGGCCCGAAGCTGATGTTCATGCAGTCCTCCGGCGGGCTGACCGATGCGCATCTCTTCCAGGGCAAGGACGCGATCCTCTCGGGCCCCGCCGGCGGCGTGGTCGGCGCGGTCGAGGTGTCGCGCATCGCCGGCTTCGGCCAGATGATCGGCTTCGACATGGGCGGCACCTCGACGGATGTGTCGCATTACGACGGCGACCTGGAGCGCGCCTTCGAGACCGAAGTCGCCGGTGTGCGCATGCGCGCGCCGATGATGAAGATCCATACTGTCGCCGCCGGCGGCGGTTCGATCCTGAGCTATGACGGTTCGCGCTTCCGCGTCGGCCCTGAATCGGCCGGCGCCACGCCCGGCCCGAAATCCTATCGCCGCGGAGGCCCGCTCACCGTCACCGACGCCAACATCATGACCGGCAAGCTGCTGCCGGAATTCTTCCCGGCGATCTTCGGCCTGGGACAGGACCAGCCGCTCGATGCCGAGGCGGTGCACGCCGCCTTTGCCGAGCTGGCAAAGACGATCGGCGGCGGCCGGACGGCTGATGACGCCGCCGACGGTTTCCTCGCCATCGCCGTCGAGAACATGGCCAATGCCATCAAGAAGATCTCGGTCCAGCGCGGTTATGACGTTTCCGGCTATGCGCTCACCTGTTTCGGCGGCGCCGGCGGCCAGCATGCCTGCCTCGTCGCCGACAGCCTCGGCATGAAAAGAGTACTGATCCACCCCTTCTCCGGCATCCTTTCGGCCTACGGCATGGGCCTTGCCGATATCCGCGCCACCCGCCAGCGCGCGGTGCTGACAGAACTCGCTACGGCGTTGGTGACGATCGGCGAGATCAGGGCCGGGTTGGAGGCGGAGGTGCGCGAGGAGTTGACACTGCAAGGCGTCGAGGCCGCCGGCATGGAGGTCGTCACCCGGCTGCACCTGCAATATAAGGGGACCGACACCGCCCTGCCCGTCGCCTTCGGGCCCGAGGAGGAAATGGTGCAAGCCTTTGCCGTCGCCCATAAGAAGCAGTTCGGCTTCACCTTCGAAGACCGGCCCGTTGTCGTCGATTCCGTCGAAGTCGAGGGCATCGGCGGCGGCGCCGACATCGAGGAAACTTATAGGGAGGCAAAAGCCTTCGAGCCGGAAGCGCTGCGCATAACCCGCTTCTATTCCGGCGGAACATGGCAGGAGGCCGGCATTTTCAAGCGCGAGACGCTGAAGCCCGGCGCCATCCTCAAAGGCCCTGCCCTTATCATCGAAGCGCATCAGACGATCGTCGTCGAAGCCGGCTGGCAGGCGCGGCTCACCGGCCACGATCATATCGTCCTCACCCGCGAGATCCCGCTTGCCCGCCATGCCGCGATCGGCACCAGCGCCGATCCGGTCATGCTCGAAGTCTTCAACAATCTCTTCATGGCGATCGCCGAGCAGATGGGCGTGACGCTGCAGAACACCGCACATTCGGTCAATATCAAGGAGCGGCTCGATTTTTCCTGTGCCGTCTTCGACCGCACCGGCGCGCTCGTCGCCAATGCGCCGCATATGCCGGTGCATCTCGGCTCGATGGACCGTTCGGTCGAAACCATCATCCGCCTGAACGAAGGCCGCATCCGCCCGGGCGACGTTTTCGCGCTCAACGCGCCTTATAATGGCGGCACGCATCTGCCCGACATCACCGTCGTCACCCCGGTTTTCGACGATGCCGGAGAGGTGATCCTGTTTTACGTCGCCTCGCGCGGTCACCATGCCGATATCGGCGGCAAAGCGCCGGGCTCGATGACGCCGCGGGCGACGAAGGTCGATGAGGAAGGCGTGCTGATCGACAATTTCCTGCTGGTCGACAAGGGCCGTTTCCGCGAAGCGGACTTCGCGGCGATGCTGCAGGATCATCCCTACCCCGCCCGCAATCCGGCTCAGAACCTTGCCGACGTGAAGGCGCAGATCGCCGCCAACGAAAAGGGCGTGCAGGAGTTGCGCAAGATGGTTTCCCATTTCGGGCTCGACGTCGTCGAGGCCTATATGGGCCATGTGCAGGACAATGCCGAGGAAAGTGTGCGCCGGGTGATCGCCCGCCTCAGCGACAGCGAATTCACCTATCCCACCGATCAGGGCGCCGTCATCAAGGTGAAGATCACCGTCGACAGGCAGGCACGTGAGGCGACGGTCGATTTCACCGGCACCAGCGCGCAGCAGCCGACCAATTTCAACGCGCCGGAACCGGTGACGCGCGCCGCCGTGCTCTATGTCTTCCGCGTCATGGTCGAGCAGCCGATCCCGATGAATGCCGGCTGCCTGCGGCCGATCCGGATCATCGTGCCAGACGGGTCGATGCTGCGCCCGGCCTATCCGGCTGCCGTCGTCGCCGGCAATGTCGAGACCAGCCAGCATGTCACGAATGCGCTGTTCGGAGCACTCGGAACGCTCGCGGCAGCCCAGGGCTCGATGAACAATCTGACCTTCGGCAATGCCGCCTATCAATATTATGAGACCATCTGCGCCGGCGGCCCCGCCGGTCTGCTCAACGACGGCACCGGCTTCAGCGGCGCCCACGGCGTGCACGCGCATATGACCAATTCGCGGCTGACCGATCCCGAAGTGCTGGAATTCCGCTTTCCCGTCGTGCTCGAAGATTTCCACATCCGCCGCGGTTCCGGCGGCAAGGGACAGTATAGGTCCGGCGGCGGCACCGAGCGCACCATCCGCTTTCTTGAGATGATGGATTGCAGCATTCTCTCCTCGCATCGCACGATCCGGCCGTTCGGCCTTTTCGGCGGAGAAGACGGGCAGCTGGGAAAAACCGAGATCCGCCGCGCGGACGGCACCGTCGAAAGGCTTGAGGGCTGCGACCAGGCAATGCTCGCCGCCGGCGACGCCGTGATCGTCACGACGCCGACCGGCGGTGGCTACGGCAAGCCGGACTGA
- a CDS encoding type II toxin-antitoxin system Phd/YefM family antitoxin, producing the protein MARVKLEEAEVRLSELLDRVEAGETFEILRHGTPVARLVPMKTSAKPIDVEQLKTFTAWMQPPDEPVDSATFIRGMRDTDRY; encoded by the coding sequence ATGGCGCGTGTCAAACTGGAGGAAGCCGAGGTCCGTCTCAGCGAATTGCTGGATCGCGTCGAAGCAGGCGAGACCTTCGAGATATTGCGGCATGGCACGCCGGTAGCGCGACTCGTGCCTATGAAGACATCGGCAAAACCGATCGATGTCGAACAGTTGAAGACATTCACCGCCTGGATGCAGCCGCCTGACGAGCCGGTCGATTCCGCAACGTTCATTCGGGGTATGCGCGACACAGATCGCTATTGA